One window from the genome of Balaenoptera musculus isolate JJ_BM4_2016_0621 chromosome 3, mBalMus1.pri.v3, whole genome shotgun sequence encodes:
- the BEST2 gene encoding bestrophin-2 isoform X1, which yields MTVTYTACVANARFGGFSKLLLLWRGSIYKLLWRELLCFLGLYMALSAAYRFVLTEEQKRYFEKLVLYCDQYASLIPVSFVLGFYVTLVVHRWWNQYLCMPLPDALMCVVVGTVHGRDERGRLYRRTLMRYAGLSAVLILRSVSTAVFKRFPTIDHVVEAGFMTREERKKFENLNSSYNKYWVPCVWFSNLAAQARREGRIRDNGALKLLLEELTVFRGKCGMLFHYDWISVPLVYTQVVTIAVYSYFLACLIGRQFLDPAQGYKDHDLDLCVPIFTLLQFFFYAGWLKVAEQLINPFGEDDDDFETNFLIDRNFQVRLSRLRPSLGSQSGPGPTPAKTRSDIAPDPSFSLWSPHSYPSTGAHPAVPALFHAPLFPAYPRPQVSMLAVDEMYDDLAMLEKDLYWDAAEARAPYTAATAFLLQQPSFQGSTFDITLAKEDMQFQRQDGVDAPLSDAHGDFLQRLLPVGAGMAAGGLLGRRLSLLRRKNSCVSEESTAASCACAGAPDGAAPECSCGDPLLDLGLPEPESEPHAGHEPPAPGPPAEPFTVVPMPGPRGPAPPWLPSPIGEEEESLT from the exons ATGACCGTCACGTACACAGCTTGCGTGGCGAACGCGCGCTTCGGCGGCTTCTcgaagctgctgctgctgtggcgCGGGAGCATCTACAAACTTCTGTGGCGCGAGCTGCTGTGTTTCCTTGGGCTCTACATGGCGCTGAGTGCCGCCTATCG CTTCGTGCTGACCGAAGAGCAGAAGCGCTACTTTGAGAAGCTCGTTCTTTACTGCGACCAGTACGCCAGTCTCATCCCGGTCTCTTTTGTCCTCG GCTTCTACGTAACGCTGGTGGTGCACCGCTGGTGGAACCAGTACCTATGCATGCCCCTGCCCGACGCGCTCATGTGCGTGGTGGTCGGCACAGTGCACGGGCGCGACGAGCGCGGCCGCCTCTACCGACGCACGCTCATGCGCTATGCAGGGCTCTCTGCTGTGCTTATCCTGCGCTCTGTCAGCACCGCTGTCTTCAAGCGCTTCCCCACCATAGACCATGTGGTGGAAGCAG GGTTTATGACCCGCGAGGAGCGCAAGAAGTTCGAGAACCTGAACTCATCCTACAACAAGTACTGGGTGCCTTGCGTCTGGTTCTCCAACCTGGCGGCGCAGGCTCGGCGCGAGGGCCGCATCCGCGACAACGGCGCCCTTAAGCTGCTGCTGGAG GAGCTGACTGTGTTTCGGGGCAAGTGTGGGATGCTCTTTCACTACGACTGGATTAGCGTACCCCTTGTCTACACCCAG gtggTGACCATCGCTGTGTACAGCTACTTCCTGGCCTGCCTCATCGGTCGCCAGTTCCTGGACCCGGCGCAGGGCTACAAAGACCACGACCTGGACCTGTGCGTGCCCATCTTCACCCTGCTGCAGTTCTTCTTCTACGCGGGCTGGCTCAAG GTAGCTGAGCAGCTCATCAACCCCTTCGGAGAGGACGACGATGACTTTGAGACCAACTTTCTGATCGACCGCAACTTCCAAGTGAGACTCTCTCGATTAAGACCATCCCTGGGCTCCCAAAGCGGCCCTGGCCCCACCCCTGCTAAGACTCGCTCAGACATCGCCCCTGATCCATCCTTCTCTCTTTGGTCACCACACTCCTACCCATCCACAGGGGCCCACCCTGCGGTGCCGGCGCTTTTCCATGCCCCACTCTTCCCCGCGTATCCTCGCCCGCAGGTGTCAATGCTGGCCGTGGACGAGATGTACGACGACCTGGCCATGCTGGAGAAAGACCTGTACTGGGACGCAGCTGAGGCTCGCGCTCCCTACACCGCGGCCACCGCCTTCCTGTTGCAGCAGCCCTCCTTCCAGGGCTCCACCTTCGACATCAC GCTGGCCAAGGAGGACATGCAGTTCCAGCGGCAGGACGGCGTGGATGCGCCGCTGAGCGATGCACACGGCGACTTCCTGCAGCGCCTCCTGCCGGTGGGCGCGGGCATGGCCGCTGGAGGCCTGCTGGGCCGGCGCCTGTCTTTACTGCGCCGCAAGAACAGCTGCGTGTCGGAGGAATCCACAGCCGCCAGCTGCGCATGCGCGGGCGCCCCTGATGGCGCGGCCCCAGAGTGCAGTTGCGGTGACCCGCTGCTAGACTTAGGCCTGCCGGAGCCGGAGTCTGAGCCCCACGCCGGCCACGAGCCGCCAGCCCCCGGACCACCCGCCGAGCCCTTCACCGTTGTGCCAATGCCCGGGCCCCGGGGGCCGGCTCCACCCTGGCTGCCCAGCCCCATTGGCGAGGAGGAGGAGAGTCTAACCTGA
- the BEST2 gene encoding bestrophin-2 isoform X2: MTVTYTACVANARFGGFSKLLLLWRGSIYKLLWRELLCFLGLYMALSAAYRFVLTEEQKRYFEKLVLYCDQYASLIPVSFVLGFYVTLVVHRWWNQYLCMPLPDALMCVVVGTVHGRDERGRLYRRTLMRYAGLSAVLILRSVSTAVFKRFPTIDHVVEAGFMTREERKKFENLNSSYNKYWVPCVWFSNLAAQARREGRIRDNGALKLLLEVVTIAVYSYFLACLIGRQFLDPAQGYKDHDLDLCVPIFTLLQFFFYAGWLKVAEQLINPFGEDDDDFETNFLIDRNFQVRLSRLRPSLGSQSGPGPTPAKTRSDIAPDPSFSLWSPHSYPSTGAHPAVPALFHAPLFPAYPRPQVSMLAVDEMYDDLAMLEKDLYWDAAEARAPYTAATAFLLQQPSFQGSTFDITLAKEDMQFQRQDGVDAPLSDAHGDFLQRLLPVGAGMAAGGLLGRRLSLLRRKNSCVSEESTAASCACAGAPDGAAPECSCGDPLLDLGLPEPESEPHAGHEPPAPGPPAEPFTVVPMPGPRGPAPPWLPSPIGEEEESLT, translated from the exons ATGACCGTCACGTACACAGCTTGCGTGGCGAACGCGCGCTTCGGCGGCTTCTcgaagctgctgctgctgtggcgCGGGAGCATCTACAAACTTCTGTGGCGCGAGCTGCTGTGTTTCCTTGGGCTCTACATGGCGCTGAGTGCCGCCTATCG CTTCGTGCTGACCGAAGAGCAGAAGCGCTACTTTGAGAAGCTCGTTCTTTACTGCGACCAGTACGCCAGTCTCATCCCGGTCTCTTTTGTCCTCG GCTTCTACGTAACGCTGGTGGTGCACCGCTGGTGGAACCAGTACCTATGCATGCCCCTGCCCGACGCGCTCATGTGCGTGGTGGTCGGCACAGTGCACGGGCGCGACGAGCGCGGCCGCCTCTACCGACGCACGCTCATGCGCTATGCAGGGCTCTCTGCTGTGCTTATCCTGCGCTCTGTCAGCACCGCTGTCTTCAAGCGCTTCCCCACCATAGACCATGTGGTGGAAGCAG GGTTTATGACCCGCGAGGAGCGCAAGAAGTTCGAGAACCTGAACTCATCCTACAACAAGTACTGGGTGCCTTGCGTCTGGTTCTCCAACCTGGCGGCGCAGGCTCGGCGCGAGGGCCGCATCCGCGACAACGGCGCCCTTAAGCTGCTGCTGGAG gtggTGACCATCGCTGTGTACAGCTACTTCCTGGCCTGCCTCATCGGTCGCCAGTTCCTGGACCCGGCGCAGGGCTACAAAGACCACGACCTGGACCTGTGCGTGCCCATCTTCACCCTGCTGCAGTTCTTCTTCTACGCGGGCTGGCTCAAG GTAGCTGAGCAGCTCATCAACCCCTTCGGAGAGGACGACGATGACTTTGAGACCAACTTTCTGATCGACCGCAACTTCCAAGTGAGACTCTCTCGATTAAGACCATCCCTGGGCTCCCAAAGCGGCCCTGGCCCCACCCCTGCTAAGACTCGCTCAGACATCGCCCCTGATCCATCCTTCTCTCTTTGGTCACCACACTCCTACCCATCCACAGGGGCCCACCCTGCGGTGCCGGCGCTTTTCCATGCCCCACTCTTCCCCGCGTATCCTCGCCCGCAGGTGTCAATGCTGGCCGTGGACGAGATGTACGACGACCTGGCCATGCTGGAGAAAGACCTGTACTGGGACGCAGCTGAGGCTCGCGCTCCCTACACCGCGGCCACCGCCTTCCTGTTGCAGCAGCCCTCCTTCCAGGGCTCCACCTTCGACATCAC GCTGGCCAAGGAGGACATGCAGTTCCAGCGGCAGGACGGCGTGGATGCGCCGCTGAGCGATGCACACGGCGACTTCCTGCAGCGCCTCCTGCCGGTGGGCGCGGGCATGGCCGCTGGAGGCCTGCTGGGCCGGCGCCTGTCTTTACTGCGCCGCAAGAACAGCTGCGTGTCGGAGGAATCCACAGCCGCCAGCTGCGCATGCGCGGGCGCCCCTGATGGCGCGGCCCCAGAGTGCAGTTGCGGTGACCCGCTGCTAGACTTAGGCCTGCCGGAGCCGGAGTCTGAGCCCCACGCCGGCCACGAGCCGCCAGCCCCCGGACCACCCGCCGAGCCCTTCACCGTTGTGCCAATGCCCGGGCCCCGGGGGCCGGCTCCACCCTGGCTGCCCAGCCCCATTGGCGAGGAGGAGGAGAGTCTAACCTGA
- the BEST2 gene encoding bestrophin-2 isoform X3, whose amino-acid sequence MTVTYTACVANARFGGFSKLLLLWRGSIYKLLWRELLCFLGLYMALSAAYRFVLTEEQKRYFEKLVLYCDQYASLIPVSFVLGFYVTLVVHRWWNQYLCMPLPDALMCVVVGTVHGRDERGRLYRRTLMRYAGLSAVLILRSVSTAVFKRFPTIDHVVEAGFMTREERKKFENLNSSYNKYWVPCVWFSNLAAQARREGRIRDNGALKLLLEELTVFRGKCGMLFHYDWISVPLVYTQVVTIAVYSYFLACLIGRQFLDPAQGYKDHDLDLCVPIFTLLQFFFYAGWLKVAEQLINPFGEDDDDFETNFLIDRNFQVSMLAVDEMYDDLAMLEKDLYWDAAEARAPYTAATAFLLQQPSFQGSTFDITLAKEDMQFQRQDGVDAPLSDAHGDFLQRLLPVGAGMAAGGLLGRRLSLLRRKNSCVSEESTAASCACAGAPDGAAPECSCGDPLLDLGLPEPESEPHAGHEPPAPGPPAEPFTVVPMPGPRGPAPPWLPSPIGEEEESLT is encoded by the exons ATGACCGTCACGTACACAGCTTGCGTGGCGAACGCGCGCTTCGGCGGCTTCTcgaagctgctgctgctgtggcgCGGGAGCATCTACAAACTTCTGTGGCGCGAGCTGCTGTGTTTCCTTGGGCTCTACATGGCGCTGAGTGCCGCCTATCG CTTCGTGCTGACCGAAGAGCAGAAGCGCTACTTTGAGAAGCTCGTTCTTTACTGCGACCAGTACGCCAGTCTCATCCCGGTCTCTTTTGTCCTCG GCTTCTACGTAACGCTGGTGGTGCACCGCTGGTGGAACCAGTACCTATGCATGCCCCTGCCCGACGCGCTCATGTGCGTGGTGGTCGGCACAGTGCACGGGCGCGACGAGCGCGGCCGCCTCTACCGACGCACGCTCATGCGCTATGCAGGGCTCTCTGCTGTGCTTATCCTGCGCTCTGTCAGCACCGCTGTCTTCAAGCGCTTCCCCACCATAGACCATGTGGTGGAAGCAG GGTTTATGACCCGCGAGGAGCGCAAGAAGTTCGAGAACCTGAACTCATCCTACAACAAGTACTGGGTGCCTTGCGTCTGGTTCTCCAACCTGGCGGCGCAGGCTCGGCGCGAGGGCCGCATCCGCGACAACGGCGCCCTTAAGCTGCTGCTGGAG GAGCTGACTGTGTTTCGGGGCAAGTGTGGGATGCTCTTTCACTACGACTGGATTAGCGTACCCCTTGTCTACACCCAG gtggTGACCATCGCTGTGTACAGCTACTTCCTGGCCTGCCTCATCGGTCGCCAGTTCCTGGACCCGGCGCAGGGCTACAAAGACCACGACCTGGACCTGTGCGTGCCCATCTTCACCCTGCTGCAGTTCTTCTTCTACGCGGGCTGGCTCAAG GTAGCTGAGCAGCTCATCAACCCCTTCGGAGAGGACGACGATGACTTTGAGACCAACTTTCTGATCGACCGCAACTTCCAA GTGTCAATGCTGGCCGTGGACGAGATGTACGACGACCTGGCCATGCTGGAGAAAGACCTGTACTGGGACGCAGCTGAGGCTCGCGCTCCCTACACCGCGGCCACCGCCTTCCTGTTGCAGCAGCCCTCCTTCCAGGGCTCCACCTTCGACATCAC GCTGGCCAAGGAGGACATGCAGTTCCAGCGGCAGGACGGCGTGGATGCGCCGCTGAGCGATGCACACGGCGACTTCCTGCAGCGCCTCCTGCCGGTGGGCGCGGGCATGGCCGCTGGAGGCCTGCTGGGCCGGCGCCTGTCTTTACTGCGCCGCAAGAACAGCTGCGTGTCGGAGGAATCCACAGCCGCCAGCTGCGCATGCGCGGGCGCCCCTGATGGCGCGGCCCCAGAGTGCAGTTGCGGTGACCCGCTGCTAGACTTAGGCCTGCCGGAGCCGGAGTCTGAGCCCCACGCCGGCCACGAGCCGCCAGCCCCCGGACCACCCGCCGAGCCCTTCACCGTTGTGCCAATGCCCGGGCCCCGGGGGCCGGCTCCACCCTGGCTGCCCAGCCCCATTGGCGAGGAGGAGGAGAGTCTAACCTGA
- the BEST2 gene encoding bestrophin-2 isoform X4, whose protein sequence is MPLPDALMCVVVGTVHGRDERGRLYRRTLMRYAGLSAVLILRSVSTAVFKRFPTIDHVVEAGFMTREERKKFENLNSSYNKYWVPCVWFSNLAAQARREGRIRDNGALKLLLEVVTIAVYSYFLACLIGRQFLDPAQGYKDHDLDLCVPIFTLLQFFFYAGWLKVAEQLINPFGEDDDDFETNFLIDRNFQVRLSRLRPSLGSQSGPGPTPAKTRSDIAPDPSFSLWSPHSYPSTGAHPAVPALFHAPLFPAYPRPQVSMLAVDEMYDDLAMLEKDLYWDAAEARAPYTAATAFLLQQPSFQGSTFDITLAKEDMQFQRQDGVDAPLSDAHGDFLQRLLPVGAGMAAGGLLGRRLSLLRRKNSCVSEESTAASCACAGAPDGAAPECSCGDPLLDLGLPEPESEPHAGHEPPAPGPPAEPFTVVPMPGPRGPAPPWLPSPIGEEEESLT, encoded by the exons ATGCCCCTGCCCGACGCGCTCATGTGCGTGGTGGTCGGCACAGTGCACGGGCGCGACGAGCGCGGCCGCCTCTACCGACGCACGCTCATGCGCTATGCAGGGCTCTCTGCTGTGCTTATCCTGCGCTCTGTCAGCACCGCTGTCTTCAAGCGCTTCCCCACCATAGACCATGTGGTGGAAGCAG GGTTTATGACCCGCGAGGAGCGCAAGAAGTTCGAGAACCTGAACTCATCCTACAACAAGTACTGGGTGCCTTGCGTCTGGTTCTCCAACCTGGCGGCGCAGGCTCGGCGCGAGGGCCGCATCCGCGACAACGGCGCCCTTAAGCTGCTGCTGGAG gtggTGACCATCGCTGTGTACAGCTACTTCCTGGCCTGCCTCATCGGTCGCCAGTTCCTGGACCCGGCGCAGGGCTACAAAGACCACGACCTGGACCTGTGCGTGCCCATCTTCACCCTGCTGCAGTTCTTCTTCTACGCGGGCTGGCTCAAG GTAGCTGAGCAGCTCATCAACCCCTTCGGAGAGGACGACGATGACTTTGAGACCAACTTTCTGATCGACCGCAACTTCCAAGTGAGACTCTCTCGATTAAGACCATCCCTGGGCTCCCAAAGCGGCCCTGGCCCCACCCCTGCTAAGACTCGCTCAGACATCGCCCCTGATCCATCCTTCTCTCTTTGGTCACCACACTCCTACCCATCCACAGGGGCCCACCCTGCGGTGCCGGCGCTTTTCCATGCCCCACTCTTCCCCGCGTATCCTCGCCCGCAGGTGTCAATGCTGGCCGTGGACGAGATGTACGACGACCTGGCCATGCTGGAGAAAGACCTGTACTGGGACGCAGCTGAGGCTCGCGCTCCCTACACCGCGGCCACCGCCTTCCTGTTGCAGCAGCCCTCCTTCCAGGGCTCCACCTTCGACATCAC GCTGGCCAAGGAGGACATGCAGTTCCAGCGGCAGGACGGCGTGGATGCGCCGCTGAGCGATGCACACGGCGACTTCCTGCAGCGCCTCCTGCCGGTGGGCGCGGGCATGGCCGCTGGAGGCCTGCTGGGCCGGCGCCTGTCTTTACTGCGCCGCAAGAACAGCTGCGTGTCGGAGGAATCCACAGCCGCCAGCTGCGCATGCGCGGGCGCCCCTGATGGCGCGGCCCCAGAGTGCAGTTGCGGTGACCCGCTGCTAGACTTAGGCCTGCCGGAGCCGGAGTCTGAGCCCCACGCCGGCCACGAGCCGCCAGCCCCCGGACCACCCGCCGAGCCCTTCACCGTTGTGCCAATGCCCGGGCCCCGGGGGCCGGCTCCACCCTGGCTGCCCAGCCCCATTGGCGAGGAGGAGGAGAGTCTAACCTGA